One Torulaspora globosa chromosome 5, complete sequence DNA window includes the following coding sequences:
- the CEG1 gene encoding mRNA guanylyltransferase (ancestral locus Anc_6.228), with product MDSRTSPEIPGIIQPANVTQDLRMMICKLLNSPKPAKTFPGSQPVSFQHSDIDEKLFSQDYYVCEKTDGLRALMLILINPVTREQGCFMIDRENNYYLVNGFRFPRLPRKDKKELLETLQDGTLIDGELVIQTNPMTKVKELRYLMFDCLAINGRCITPSPTSSRLAHLGKEFFKPYYDLRSLFGDKCVTFPFKLSMKHMNFGYDLLKVVNSLDKLPHQSDGLIFTPVKAPYTIGGKDSNLLKWKPEDENSVDFKLILRIPMVEDESLPKKDPERWYYNYDAKPIFDLYVWQGGADVNSKLKNFDRPFSKKELEILQRTYKKFAELDVSDEKWQELKSLEEPLNGRTVECYKDQETGAWKMLRFRDDKLNGNHTSVVQKVLESISDSVKVEDLAEVVPEIKKRWEERNVGDGRNNHTKPLQQHPSQNKAVADQPASKTEPSYVDDDDWSE from the coding sequence ATGGACTCAAGAACTTCACCGGAAATCCCAGGTATAATTCAGCCTGCCAACGTCACGCAAGAtttgaggatgatgatatGCAAGCTGTTAAACTCACCAAAACCAGCCAAGACATTCCCTGGATCGCAACCAGTGTCGTTTCAGCATTCAGACATTGATGAGAAGCTTTTTTCACAAGATTACTACGTGTGTGAGAAGACTGATGGTCTGAGAGCATTGATGCTGATTTTGATTAATCCAGTGACAAGAGAGCAGGGCTGTTTTATGATCGACAGAGAGAATAATTACTATCTTGTGAATGGATTCCGGTTTCCGAGACTTCCTCGCAAAGATAAGAAGGAACTACTCGAAACACTCCAGGACGGTACGTTGATTGACGGAGAACTGGTGATCCAGACAAATCCAATGACAAAGGTAAAGGAACTGAGGTACTTGATGTTTGATTGTCTAGCAATCAATGGTAGGTGCATCACGCCTTCACCTACGAGCTCGAGATTGGCTCACTTGGGCAAGGAATTCTTCAAACCGTACTACGATTTAAGATCACTGTTTGGTGACAAGTGCGTTACATTTCCATTCAAACTCTCTATGAAGCATATGAACTTCGGTTACGACTTACTGAAAGTGGTCAATAGCCTGGACAAACTACCACACCAATCTGATGGTCTGATTTTTACGCCGGTAAAGGCGCCATACACTATAGGAGGTAAGGACTCTAATCTGCTGAAGTGGAAGCCAGAGGATGAAAACTCTGTTGATTTTAAACTGATTTTAAGAATCCCCATGGTGGAGGATGAATCGCTCCCTAAGAAGGATCCTGAGAGATGGTATTACAACTACGATGCGAAACCCATATTTGACTTGTACGTTTGGCAGGGTGGTGCAGACGTCAACTCAAAGCTTAAGAACTTTGACCGCCCTTTtagcaagaaagagcttgaaataCTACAAAGAACGTACAAAAAATTTGCAGAGTTAGATGTTAGCGATGAAAAGTGGCAAGAGTTAAAGAGTCTGGAAGAGCCACTTAACGGCAGAACTGTAGAATGCTATAAAGATCAGGAGACCGGGGCATGGAAGATGCTCCGATTTAGGGACGACAAACTGAATGGTAATCACACTTCCGTCGTGCAGAAAGTGCTGGAAAGTATAAGCGATTCAGTAAAAGTTGAAGACCTCGCAGAAGTGGTTCCCGAGATAAAAAAAAGATGGGAGGAAAGAAACGTAGGGGATGGCCGCAATAACCATACGAAGCCTTTGCAGCAACACCCCAGTCAGAATAAAGCCGTAGCTGATCAACCCGCATCAAAGACAGAACCTAGTTatgtggatgatgatgattggTCTGAGTAA
- the PUS1 gene encoding pseudouridine synthase PUS1 (ancestral locus Anc_6.226): MSRRERIKHDRKPLVDESGSPVAKEPRLPKRKVAVMIGYCGTGYHGMQYNPPNPTIEAELFRAFVEAGAISKANSNDLKKNGFMRAARTDKGVHAGGNLISLKLIIEDPEIKEKINEKLPDGIRIWDIERVNKAFDCRKMCGSRWYEYLLPTYSLIGPKPGTILHKSIEDSKMELPGILDDDIESKKFWEELNNEAHEQFTEKELEEIKSYVPPAREVFDGSDELYLKVKKYKQLENSHRRKYRISEEKLKKFAAVMEQYLGAHNFHNFTLGKDFKDSSAIRFMKEIKVSQPFVIGDAKTEWVSIKIHGQSFMLHQIRKMISMATLITRCGCPTNRISEAYGPQKLNIPKAPALGLLLESPVFEGYNTRLEKFGYKPIDFSKYQAEMDAFKMKHIYDKIYKEEVDENVFNAFFNYIDNFDRVTGAQGSQSDEKTGNAVQKSVFEFLTARGISNSTEENHQSLTKSAEELSDDKPAES, translated from the coding sequence CATGATAGAAAACCGTTGGTCGATGAGAGTGGAAGTCCCGTAGCCAAGGAACCTCGTTTGCCCAAGCGTAAAGTCGCTGTGATGATAGGCTACTGCGGGACTGGCTATCACGGCATGCAGTACAACCCACCAAATCCCACTATTGAGGCTGAGCTGTTCAGAGCGTTTGTCGAAGCGGGTGCCATATCCAAGGCCAACTCgaatgatttgaaaaagaaTGGATTCATGAGAGCTGCCAGAACGGATAAGGGGGTCCACGCAGGTGGAAATTTGATTTCTCTGAAGCTTATCATAGAGGATCCTGAGATAAAGGAAAAAATCAACGAAAAACTGCCTGATGGAATTCGTATTTGGGATATTGAGAGAGTTAACAAAGCATTTGATTGTCGGAAGATGTGTGGATCGCGGTGGTACGAGTACCTCCTCCCAACCTATTCCCTCATCGGTCCCAAACCAGGCACCATCTTGCATAAGAGCATCGAGGACAGCAAAATGGAATTGCCAGGTATCTTAGATGACGATATCGAGTCCAAAAAGTTCTGGGAAGAATTGAATAACGAAGCTCACGAGCAATTTACCGAGAAAGAACTCGAGGAGATTAAGTCGTATGTTCCCCCTGCTAGGGAGGTTTTTGATGGTAGCGACGAGCTCTATTTGAAAGTAAAGAAATACAAGCAGTTGGAGAACTCACATAGAAGAAAATACCGGATCTCTGAGgaaaagctcaaaaagTTTGCGGCAGTTATGGAGCAATACCTCGGTGCACACAACTTCCACAACTTCACGCTTGGTAAggatttcaaagattccaGTGCAATCAGATTCATGAAGGAAATTAAAGTTTCCCAGCCGTTTGTGATTGGGGACGCAAAGACTGAATGGGTTTCTATTAAGATTCATGGTCAGTCATTCATGTTACACCAAATCCGCAAAATGATCTCAATGGCAACGCTTATTACTAGGTGCGGCTGTCCAACAAACCGCATCTCCGAGGCCTATGGTCCGCAGAAGCTCAATATCCCCAAGGCGCCAGCGTTAGGTCTTCTCTTGGAATCGCCAGTATTTGAAGGTTACAATACAAGATTAGAAAAATTTGGCTACAAGCCTATTGACTTTTCCAAGTATCAAGCCGAGATGGATGCtttcaagatgaagcaCATCTACGACAAAATTTATAAGGAGGAAGTCGATGAGAATGTCTTCAACGCGTTTTTCAATTACATCGATAACTTTGACAGAGTAACAGGGGCGCAGGGTTCTCAATCAGATGAAAAGACCGGAAACGCTGTTCAAAAGAGCGTCTTCGAGTTTCTGACCGCAAGAGGCATTTCAAACAGCACAGAAGAAAACCATCAATCGCTAACGAAATCCGCGGAGGAGCTAAGCGATGACAAGCCTGCTGAGTCGTGA
- the RSM23 gene encoding mitochondrial 37S ribosomal protein mS29 (ancestral locus Anc_6.227), with protein MLKLQYRQLFTTTVAKAAAPARGKAQGFAKKASGNRAGAKRITNDTLYKNWADTVSFSKLNQYALPTEIPTFNPKELASSLNRVSSYSNKHYRSLYHLGSFHKNQFNELFPKPVSLIRKDSIGKLINLLQTGDHKTFVLTGEPGVGKSTLLAQLHAFGCDSNNIIIHISYPELFLNGRSDFFYDDKLKEYVQPMYMKKLLRKILKSNDENILRSLKLISDYKFPNADPKDSAIKKHISLIKGKNTLFDLLSIKTLGRNRGELFKAVISELAGQKSHPVLFTVDNFSRILTGPVTSYKDANNKNISIFEFQLGKTILGIVSGEICFPNKNSACVLAISGVDRTNRTLPVALGKIPEDVYIKRYHYDPQLAEILKKGKVQEFEVPKLTKEEVRELMDFYFKSEILLESDSENNSLDKLTDEKYFLSGNGNPRDLLKSIVLMHT; from the coding sequence ATGCTTAAACTTCAATATAGGCAACTGTTCACTACCACGGTAGCGAAAGCTGCGGCCCCTGCGCGTGGCAAGGCGCAAGGTTTCGCCAAGAAAGCATCAGGAAATAGGGCAGGGGCCAAGAGAATTACTAATGACACACTCTACAAGAATTGGGCTGACACTGTGAGTTTCAGCAAACTGAATCAGTATGCGCTTCCTACTGAAATCCCAACCTTCAATCCGAAAGAATTGGCTAGCTCTCTGAACAGAGTATCGTCATACTCGAATAAACACTACAGATCTCTTTACCATTTAGGTTCCTTCCACAAGAATCAATTCAATGAGCTCTTCCCAAAACCAGTATCTCTAATTCGTAAAGATAGCATAGGCAAGCTGATAAATTTACTGCAGACTGGCGATCACAAAACATTTGTCCTTACTGGAGAACCAGGTGTAGGAAAGAGCACTTTATTGGCACAGCTTCATGCATTTGGATGCGATTCTAACAACATAATCATCCATATATCCTATCCAGAACTGTTTCTCAATGGTCGCAGCGACTTCTTTTATGACGACAAGTTAAAGGAATACGTGCAGCCCATGTACATGAAGAAACTACTCAGAAAGATTTTAAAGtcaaatgatgaaaacattTTACGCTCTTTGAAACTAATTTCGGACTATAAGTTCCCTAATGCCGATCCCAAAGATTCTGCCATCAAGAAGCATATTTCACTGATCAAAGGTAAGAACACCTTATTTGACTTACTTTCCATTAAAACATTGGGTCGCAACCGCGGagagcttttcaaagcCGTCATCTCTGAATTGGCTGGTCAAAAAAGTCATCCAGTTCTTTTCACAGTTGATAACTTTTCGCGTATATTGACAGGACCTGTCACAAGCTATAAAGATGCCAACAACAAGAATATTAGCATTTTTGAGTTCCAACTTGGCAAGACCATTCTTGGAATTGTAAGTGGAGAAATCTGCTTTCCTAACAAGAACAGTGCTTGTGTGCTAGCAATTTCTGGCGTCGACAGAACAAATAGAACTCTTCCTGTCGCTTTAGGTAAGATTCCAGAGGACGTATATATCAAAAGATATCACTACGATCCACAGCTAGCGGAGATTCTGAAAAAAGGCAAAGTTCAGGAATTCGAAGTTCCAAAGTTGACTAAGGAAGAAGTAAGAGAATTAATGGACTTTTACTTCAAATCAGAGATACTATTGGAGTCTGATTCCGAAAATAACTCACTCGACAAGCTCACAGATGAGAAATACTTCTTGAGTGGAAACGGTAATCCACGGGATCTTCTAAAAAGCATCGTTCTAATGCATACATGA